A section of the Roseovarius sp. W115 genome encodes:
- the gph gene encoding phosphoglycolate phosphatase (PGP is an essential enzyme in the glycolate salvage pathway in higher organisms (photorespiration in plants). Phosphoglycolate results from the oxidase activity of RubisCO in the Calvin cycle when concentrations of carbon dioxide are low relative to oxygen. This enzyme is a member of the Haloacid Dehalogenase (HAD) superfamily of aspartate-nucleophile hydrolase enzymes (PF00702).) — MTKAVIFDLDGTLIDSAPDIHAAANKVMMHRGIAPFTLEEARSFVGHGALVFIERCLAARGRQAETALRDQLLADFLALYESAVHLTKLYPGVASCLDTLTKDALPMAICTNKPEGPTQAVLSHLGIDQKFEVIIGGDTTPKRKPDPLPLLETIARMKATQVVFVGDSEVDSETARHAGVPFALYTEGYRKTPVDQLHHDAAFDNFAELPALVQRLLS; from the coding sequence ATGACCAAGGCCGTCATTTTTGATCTTGATGGCACGCTGATTGACAGCGCGCCGGATATCCATGCGGCGGCCAACAAGGTGATGATGCACAGGGGTATTGCGCCTTTCACGCTGGAAGAGGCGCGCAGCTTTGTGGGGCATGGGGCTTTGGTGTTCATAGAGCGGTGTCTGGCAGCACGGGGGCGCCAAGCGGAAACCGCCCTGCGCGATCAACTGCTGGCTGATTTTCTCGCCCTTTACGAAAGCGCGGTGCACCTGACCAAGCTCTATCCCGGCGTTGCCAGCTGTCTCGATACACTCACAAAAGATGCGCTGCCCATGGCCATCTGCACGAATAAACCCGAGGGCCCGACGCAGGCGGTGCTGTCGCATTTGGGTATTGACCAGAAGTTTGAGGTCATCATCGGGGGTGACACGACGCCCAAACGCAAGCCAGATCCCCTACCGCTTCTGGAGACGATTGCGCGGATGAAGGCCACGCAGGTGGTGTTTGTCGGAGACAGCGAGGTGGATTCTGAGACGGCCCGGCACGCTGGCGTGCCGTTCGCGCTTTATACCGAAGGCTACAGGAAGACGCCGGTGGACCAACTTCACCATGACGCTGCTTTTGATAACTTCGCAGAACTTCCTGCGCTCGTTCAACGGCTTTTGTCGTAA
- the rpe gene encoding ribulose-phosphate 3-epimerase — protein MPFDRSLKIAPSILSADFANFGAEIRAIEEQGADWVHVDVMDGHFVPNLTFGPPAVKAFRPHVNTFMDVHLMIAPVDPYIEAYAEAGADMITAHVEAGPHIHRTLQAIKATGKMAGVSLNPGTPLESIAHVLDLVDMVLIMTVNPGFGGQKFIHSGVEKTRRLREMIGDRPIHIQIDGGVTPETAPLVHEAGADVLVAGSAVFKGGSVDKPEVYGANMAAIREACVG, from the coding sequence ATGCCATTTGACCGGTCGCTGAAAATCGCACCTTCCATCCTGTCTGCGGATTTCGCCAATTTCGGCGCAGAGATCCGCGCGATTGAGGAACAGGGCGCGGATTGGGTGCATGTGGATGTGATGGACGGGCATTTCGTGCCGAACCTGACCTTTGGGCCGCCCGCGGTGAAGGCGTTTCGACCGCATGTGAACACCTTCATGGATGTGCACCTGATGATCGCACCTGTCGATCCCTATATCGAGGCCTATGCCGAAGCAGGGGCAGATATGATCACCGCCCATGTCGAGGCGGGGCCGCATATTCATCGTACTCTGCAGGCGATCAAGGCCACGGGTAAAATGGCGGGCGTCAGCCTCAACCCGGGTACGCCGTTAGAGAGCATCGCGCATGTGCTCGACCTGGTGGACATGGTGCTGATCATGACGGTGAACCCAGGTTTCGGTGGGCAGAAGTTCATCCATTCAGGAGTCGAGAAAACCCGCCGTCTGCGCGAGATGATTGGCGACCGGCCTATCCATATTCAAATTGACGGCGGCGTGACGCCAGAGACCGCACCCTTGGTGCATGAGGCCGGGGCCGATGTGCTGGTTGCCGGATCGGCGGTGTTCAAGGGCGGCTCGGTAGATAAGCCAGAGGTCTACGGCGCCAATATGGCGGCCATCCGAGAAGCCTGCGTGGGATGA
- a CDS encoding long-chain fatty acid--CoA ligase produces the protein MHGLMQHHPLRIIDILTYAAEAFPDEGIVSVREEGDVHRITYPDVLNRVSQLAHALQRLGVGIGDRVATLAWNGFRHFELYYGVSGIGAVCHTINPRLSQEQLCFIIAHAEDKVICVDPSLLPVLEAAKAKLPQDIVFIVLTDPVHMPDTSLDVLSYEELLAAEPPTFDWPVFPEETAAGLCYTSGTTGNPKGALYSHRSTVLHALMVVAGHPQSLANGKSVLPVVPLFHVNAWGMPYTAPLVGMTMVMPGSKLDGASLFRLMDAEQVFSAWGVPTVWAGLLQEIQTQGRLPKGFVDLVVGGSAAPRSMIAAYEEMGVNVNQAWGMTEMSPIGTRGILPRGLQDAPFDEQVDAKVGAGRRLFGVDFKIVDEDGMPLPHDGQTAGELFVRGNTIISGYFENEDATQAAMDSDGWFGTGDVSTLDANGRLIVRDRAKDLVKSGGEWISSIDLENAAVSHPGIAACAVIAIPHAKWDERPVLVVVPEGKAQVSLEEIHAHLTPEFARWQLPDDILFVEALPLTATGKVSKLTLRAQFADYVLPDERDA, from the coding sequence ATGCATGGTTTGATGCAGCATCATCCGCTTCGGATTATCGACATCCTGACCTATGCCGCCGAAGCCTTTCCCGATGAAGGCATCGTGTCTGTGCGCGAGGAAGGCGATGTGCATCGCATCACCTATCCCGACGTTTTGAACCGCGTGTCGCAACTGGCACACGCTCTTCAAAGACTTGGTGTTGGCATAGGCGACCGCGTGGCGACGCTGGCCTGGAACGGGTTTCGCCATTTTGAGCTTTATTACGGCGTCTCAGGCATCGGCGCGGTCTGCCACACGATCAATCCGCGGCTGTCACAAGAACAGCTTTGCTTCATCATTGCACATGCTGAAGACAAGGTGATCTGCGTTGATCCAAGCCTTCTGCCGGTTCTTGAGGCTGCCAAGGCGAAGCTACCTCAAGACATTGTTTTCATCGTTCTAACGGACCCGGTGCACATGCCGGACACATCACTTGACGTGCTCAGCTACGAAGAGCTTCTCGCGGCGGAGCCTCCAACCTTTGACTGGCCTGTCTTCCCCGAAGAAACAGCCGCCGGGCTGTGCTATACTTCCGGGACCACTGGCAATCCCAAAGGGGCGCTATACTCACATCGCTCTACGGTGCTGCACGCGCTAATGGTGGTCGCGGGCCATCCGCAAAGCCTGGCCAACGGCAAGTCGGTTCTGCCGGTGGTCCCGCTCTTTCACGTCAATGCCTGGGGCATGCCCTATACCGCGCCACTTGTGGGCATGACGATGGTCATGCCCGGATCAAAGCTTGATGGAGCCAGCCTGTTCCGACTGATGGATGCCGAACAGGTTTTCTCCGCCTGGGGCGTGCCCACGGTCTGGGCCGGGCTTTTGCAGGAAATTCAGACCCAAGGCCGTCTGCCAAAGGGCTTTGTCGATCTTGTGGTCGGCGGCTCTGCCGCGCCACGGTCGATGATTGCCGCCTATGAAGAGATGGGCGTCAACGTCAACCAAGCCTGGGGTATGACCGAGATGAGCCCCATCGGCACGCGCGGCATTCTGCCCAGAGGCTTGCAAGATGCGCCGTTTGACGAACAGGTAGATGCCAAGGTGGGCGCAGGTCGTAGGCTCTTTGGTGTGGACTTCAAAATTGTCGACGAAGATGGCATGCCCCTGCCCCATGATGGGCAGACGGCTGGCGAGCTTTTCGTGCGTGGCAACACGATCATCTCGGGGTATTTCGAGAACGAGGATGCCACACAAGCGGCGATGGACAGCGATGGGTGGTTTGGCACGGGCGATGTCTCGACGCTTGATGCCAACGGGCGGCTTATCGTGCGTGACCGGGCCAAGGACCTGGTCAAATCGGGCGGAGAATGGATCAGCTCGATTGATCTTGAAAACGCCGCCGTGTCGCATCCCGGTATCGCCGCCTGTGCAGTGATTGCCATCCCCCACGCCAAATGGGACGAACGCCCGGTGCTGGTCGTGGTGCCCGAAGGCAAAGCGCAGGTTAGCCTTGAGGAGATCCACGCACATTTGACACCTGAATTTGCCCGCTGGCAGTTGCCCGACGACATCCTTTTTGTCGAGGCGCTGCCCCTGACTGCCACCGGCAAGGTCTCCAAGCTGACCTTGCGGGCACAGTTTGCCGACTACGTGCTGCCAGATGAGCGCGACGCATGA
- a CDS encoding phosphotransferase family protein codes for MSLELDTEAVAGWAHSHVPGFQGTLSATKFSGGQSNPTYLLKTPTRTYVLRRKPPGVLLKSAHAVDREFRVQKALAGTDVPVAQMLAYCADDTVIGSEFYIMEHVEARVFDQPSMPDLTPEQRSAIMNDMNRVLAAIHAVDIDTVGLNDFGPPGHYCQRQTDRWTKQYRATQTEAIADMDTLIDWLQANMPADDSQRSLVHGDYRLDNLLIAPDAPKVVAVLDWELSTLGHPYADLAAVIMQWSMPASKEGRGLQGVDRAAFGLPSDAKFIEAYCKRRGLPGIDDFNFYLAFCFFRMAAILQGVKKRALDGNASDPQRGLKLGAFVPHFARAGLEAAQK; via the coding sequence ATGAGCCTTGAGCTTGACACAGAGGCGGTCGCGGGTTGGGCCCACAGCCATGTTCCCGGGTTTCAAGGGACACTCTCGGCCACCAAGTTTTCAGGCGGACAATCCAATCCCACCTATCTGCTGAAAACACCCACGCGCACTTACGTGCTGCGCCGCAAACCACCCGGCGTTCTGTTGAAATCCGCCCATGCGGTCGACCGGGAGTTTCGCGTGCAAAAGGCCCTGGCTGGCACGGACGTTCCAGTGGCGCAGATGCTGGCCTATTGCGCTGATGACACCGTCATCGGGTCTGAGTTCTACATCATGGAACATGTTGAAGCCCGCGTGTTCGACCAGCCCAGCATGCCGGACCTCACCCCCGAGCAGCGCTCTGCCATCATGAACGACATGAACCGCGTACTTGCCGCCATCCATGCCGTGGATATCGACACTGTCGGTCTGAACGACTTTGGCCCGCCCGGCCACTACTGCCAGCGGCAAACTGATCGCTGGACAAAACAATATCGCGCCACACAAACCGAAGCGATTGCCGATATGGACACACTCATCGACTGGCTTCAGGCCAACATGCCCGCTGATGATAGTCAGCGATCTCTCGTTCATGGCGATTACCGGCTAGACAATCTGCTCATAGCACCCGACGCACCCAAAGTGGTCGCCGTGCTCGACTGGGAATTATCAACGCTGGGCCATCCCTATGCCGATCTGGCTGCCGTGATCATGCAATGGTCCATGCCCGCCAGCAAGGAGGGCCGTGGCTTGCAAGGCGTGGATCGGGCAGCATTTGGTTTGCCTTCGGACGCGAAGTTCATCGAGGCCTATTGCAAACGCCGCGGTCTGCCCGGCATCGATGATTTCAACTTCTATCTTGCTTTCTGCTTTTTCCGTATGGCCGCGATCCTGCAAGGTGTGAAAAAGCGCGCGTTGGATGGCAATGCATCAGACCCCCAACGGGGTCTTAAACTCGGAGCCTTCGTTCCGCATTTCGCCCGCGCCGGGCTGGAGGCCGCTCAAAAATGA
- a CDS encoding PaaI family thioesterase encodes MTRNLDPRLAEAPSPLSRTLGFKLTDWTEGFARVEAPLADHLMNRQGLPHGGVYAAMLDTAMGFAGCYTGDAKVRQNALTLSMTVNYLSRATGKHLIAEAHVTGVENPRFSHAERCKMTRAR; translated from the coding sequence ATGACCCGCAATCTTGATCCGCGATTGGCCGAAGCGCCCTCACCCTTGTCACGAACCCTCGGGTTTAAGCTGACCGACTGGACAGAGGGGTTTGCCCGTGTCGAGGCGCCCTTGGCTGATCATCTGATGAACCGCCAGGGCCTGCCGCATGGCGGGGTGTACGCGGCGATGCTCGACACCGCGATGGGATTTGCCGGGTGCTACACGGGCGATGCGAAGGTCAGGCAAAACGCTTTGACCCTGTCGATGACGGTCAACTACCTCAGCCGCGCCACGGGCAAACACCTGATTGCCGAGGCGCATGTGACGGGGGTGGAAAATCCACGTTTTTCGCACGCGGAGAGGTGCAAGATGACACGGGCACGCTGA